One segment of Aulosira sp. FACHB-615 DNA contains the following:
- a CDS encoding nitrate ABC transporter ATP-binding protein (This model describes the ATP binding subunits of ATP-binding cassette (ABC) transporters for nitrate transport, or for bicarbonate transport, in bacteria and archaea.), whose protein sequence is MSVFVAVDQIDKVFNLSGGGQYIALKGIDLQIKKGEFVSLIGHSGCGKSTLLNMIAGLDLPTEGIVTLQGQKITKPGPDRMVVFQNYSLLPWRTVRENIALAVDSVMNGLPAAERKAIVEKHIDMVGLRPHADKQPGMLSGGQKQRVAIARALAIRPKLLLLDEPFGALDALTRGNLQEQLMQICEENEVTAVMVTHDVDEAVLLSDRIVMLTNGPESKIGDILEVDIPRPRKRMEVVEHPSYYSLRSEMIYFLNQQKRIKKLRARKTAAISRHGLEKVNLEIGFLPLTACAPLAVAKEKGFFAKHGLDEVNLVRETSWRGIVDGITGGYIDAAQMPSGMPMWLTLGGYKNQPLPVVTALTMTRNGNAITLAKRFYDEGVRTLSDFKNYLLRTREQRHTMGVVHPASMHNMLLRYWLAAGGIDPDTDVDMHIIPPAQMVADLQNKSIDGYCVGEPWNYRAAVENVGFTIATDLEVWLGHPGKVLGVREDWAEMYPNTHIALTKALLEACQYCADPQNTEEVRRIVAGREYVSTDLDYIQLEDPDNLTCDIDHPLRDYAHHQFYSDSAINRPSRTEQIWIMTQLARWGDTPFPRNWVEVVERICRVRVFSTAARELGLDISYTRQPIQLFDGMPFNADDPIAYLNSLDIKRDFSIAEVILDAPIRRIA, encoded by the coding sequence ATGTCAGTATTCGTTGCTGTTGATCAAATTGATAAGGTATTTAATTTAAGTGGCGGTGGTCAATATATTGCTTTAAAAGGTATTGACCTGCAAATTAAAAAAGGTGAGTTTGTTTCTTTAATTGGTCACTCTGGTTGCGGTAAATCCACATTATTAAATATGATTGCGGGTTTGGATTTGCCGACGGAAGGTATTGTGACACTGCAAGGACAAAAAATCACCAAGCCAGGGCCAGACCGGATGGTAGTATTCCAAAATTATTCGCTGTTACCTTGGCGGACAGTGAGAGAAAATATTGCCTTAGCGGTAGACTCGGTAATGAATGGTTTACCTGCGGCAGAACGTAAGGCAATTGTTGAAAAACACATAGATATGGTGGGTTTGCGTCCCCACGCCGACAAGCAGCCAGGAATGTTATCCGGGGGACAGAAACAACGGGTAGCGATCGCACGCGCCTTGGCAATCCGTCCTAAACTATTACTGTTAGATGAACCCTTCGGTGCGTTGGATGCTCTAACACGGGGTAACTTACAAGAACAGTTAATGCAAATCTGCGAAGAAAATGAAGTCACTGCGGTAATGGTGACTCACGACGTAGACGAAGCTGTGCTGTTGTCTGACAGAATTGTGATGTTGACCAACGGCCCCGAATCGAAAATCGGCGACATCCTAGAAGTTGATATCCCCCGTCCTCGCAAACGGATGGAAGTAGTGGAACACCCAAGCTACTACAGCTTGCGGAGTGAAATGATTTACTTCCTCAACCAGCAAAAACGCATTAAGAAACTCCGGGCGCGGAAAACAGCAGCCATTTCTCGCCACGGTTTAGAAAAAGTTAACTTAGAAATTGGCTTCCTACCCCTCACCGCCTGCGCCCCCCTCGCTGTGGCTAAAGAAAAAGGTTTCTTTGCCAAGCATGGTTTAGATGAAGTTAACTTAGTCCGGGAAACTAGCTGGCGGGGTATCGTTGACGGGATCACAGGCGGTTATATAGATGCAGCCCAAATGCCTTCCGGGATGCCAATGTGGTTAACCTTGGGCGGGTATAAAAACCAACCCCTCCCCGTTGTTACCGCCCTCACCATGACCCGCAACGGTAACGCCATCACCTTAGCCAAACGCTTTTATGATGAAGGTGTCCGCACCTTATCAGACTTCAAAAATTACCTCCTCCGCACCCGCGAACAACGCCACACAATGGGCGTAGTTCATCCCGCCTCCATGCACAATATGTTGCTACGTTATTGGTTGGCAGCTGGTGGTATTGACCCGGATACGGATGTGGATATGCACATTATTCCACCCGCCCAGATGGTCGCTGACTTGCAAAACAAGAGTATTGACGGTTACTGTGTGGGTGAACCTTGGAACTATCGCGCCGCCGTGGAAAATGTCGGCTTTACCATCGCCACAGACTTAGAAGTTTGGTTAGGACACCCCGGTAAAGTTCTCGGTGTGCGGGAAGATTGGGCAGAAATGTATCCTAATACCCATATTGCTTTAACCAAAGCGTTGTTAGAAGCCTGCCAATACTGTGCAGATCCCCAAAATACCGAAGAAGTTAGAAGAATTGTGGCGGGGAGAGAATATGTCAGTACTGATTTAGACTACATCCAGCTAGAAGACCCGGATAACCTGACTTGTGACATAGATCATCCCCTACGAGACTACGCCCACCACCAGTTTTACTCTGATTCGGCTATTAACCGCCCCAGCCGTACAGAACAAATTTGGATTATGACTCAGTTGGCGCGTTGGGGTGATACTCCCTTCCCCAGAAACTGGGTAGAAGTTGTCGAACGAATTTGTCGGGTGCGCGTCTTCAGTACCGCCGCGCGGGAATTAGGTTTAGATATCAGCTACACTCGCCAACCAATTCAATTATTTGATGGTATGCCTTTTAATGCTGATGACCCCATTGCCTACCTCAACAGTTTAGACATTAAACGCGACTTTTCTATTGCTGAAGTCATCCTCGATGCGCCCATTAGAAGAATTGCGTAA
- a CDS encoding EF-hand domain-containing protein, giving the protein MTTEQELRSLFNTLDGDQDGKISLNELFLSPGLSAVISSQTNATSPQELIVQYDSDKDGSITFEELKQAVQEASNLTDFA; this is encoded by the coding sequence ATGACAACCGAGCAAGAACTTCGATCTCTTTTTAATACCCTAGATGGAGATCAAGACGGTAAAATATCCCTGAATGAGCTTTTTTTAAGTCCTGGCTTAAGTGCAGTCATCTCATCACAAACAAATGCCACTAGTCCTCAAGAATTGATAGTACAGTATGATTCAGACAAAGACGGTAGTATTACCTTTGAAGAGTTAAAGCAAGCAGTCCAAGAAGCAAGTAATTTAACAGATTTCGCGTAA
- a CDS encoding ion channel → MKFPFKKPVRQQRQRSQPIVHLKYRNGNVEIMGLGVWHSYWRDPYHLLLTIPWSGFVLVIFAVYVAINTLFALAYLLGGDCIANARPGSFLDVFFFSVQTLASIGYGAMYPKTNYANIIVTIEAIAGVMGIAMMTGLAFARFSRPTARVIFSRVAVIVPYEQAPTLMFRTANQRRNLILEAQMRVYLMRDEITAEGEFMRRIYDLKLLRQQTPGFALSWSVMHIIDESSPLYGVTPDSLIQTNSVLMISLTGIDETVAQVVHARHSYGTNEILWNHRFVDILHHTSDGHRYIDYNHFHDVLPLE, encoded by the coding sequence ATGAAATTTCCATTTAAAAAACCTGTACGCCAACAACGACAGCGTTCACAACCCATTGTCCATCTCAAGTACCGCAATGGTAACGTTGAAATTATGGGTTTGGGTGTCTGGCACTCCTATTGGCGCGATCCCTATCATTTACTCTTAACAATTCCCTGGTCTGGATTTGTACTAGTAATTTTTGCGGTTTACGTAGCTATTAATACTCTATTTGCGTTGGCGTATTTATTAGGCGGAGATTGCATTGCTAATGCCCGTCCTGGTTCTTTTTTAGATGTTTTTTTCTTTAGTGTGCAGACTCTGGCATCGATTGGTTACGGGGCAATGTATCCCAAGACAAATTACGCCAATATTATTGTGACGATTGAAGCGATCGCGGGTGTCATGGGAATTGCTATGATGACGGGGTTAGCCTTTGCCCGGTTTTCTCGGCCCACAGCCCGTGTCATTTTTAGCCGTGTGGCCGTCATTGTTCCCTATGAACAAGCCCCAACTCTCATGTTTCGCACCGCTAACCAGCGACGGAATTTAATTTTAGAAGCCCAGATGCGGGTTTATTTAATGCGTGATGAAATTACCGCCGAAGGTGAGTTTATGCGTCGTATTTATGATCTTAAACTTTTGCGACAGCAAACCCCAGGCTTTGCCTTAAGCTGGTCAGTTATGCACATCATTGATGAATCTAGTCCTTTATATGGTGTGACACCAGATTCTTTAATTCAAACCAATAGTGTATTGATGATCTCTTTAACAGGCATTGATGAAACCGTTGCACAAGTTGTTCATGCACGTCATAGCTATGGGACTAATGAGATTTTATGGAATCATCGATTTGTTGATATCCTGCATCACACCTCCGATGGTCATCGTTACATCGACTACAACCATTTCCATGATGTTTTGCCGTTGGAGTAA
- a CDS encoding nitrate ABC transporter ATP-binding protein (This model describes the ATP binding subunits of ATP-binding cassette (ABC) transporters for nitrate transport, or for bicarbonate transport, in bacteria and archaea.) has product MQNRNFSTVTNTSRKPLPTLTDNSRAFLEIRDVSKVYPTKKGPFTVLDGVNLQVNQGEFICVIGHSGCGKSTLLNMVSGFNFPTTGQVLLEGQPITKPGPDRMVVFQNYALLPWRTAFENIYLAVNAVYPNKIEAEKRAIVRDHLAMVGLADAMEKKPMQMSGGMRQRVSIARALAIRPKVLILDEPFGALDAITKEELQEELLKIWNDNRCTVLMITHDIDEALFLADKLVMMTNGPHAKIGEVMEIPFSRPRDRARIMEDPQYYKLRNYALDFLFNRFAHDDVG; this is encoded by the coding sequence ATGCAAAACCGCAATTTTTCTACCGTCACCAACACTTCTAGAAAACCCTTACCAACCTTGACAGATAACAGCAGAGCTTTCCTCGAAATCAGAGATGTCAGCAAAGTTTACCCCACCAAGAAAGGCCCCTTTACTGTACTAGATGGGGTGAATCTCCAGGTAAACCAAGGTGAATTTATTTGTGTGATTGGTCACTCTGGTTGTGGCAAATCTACACTGCTAAACATGGTGTCTGGGTTTAACTTTCCTACAACTGGACAAGTGTTACTGGAAGGTCAACCCATCACTAAGCCAGGCCCAGACCGGATGGTTGTGTTTCAAAACTACGCCCTGTTACCTTGGCGGACTGCATTTGAAAATATTTACTTAGCGGTGAATGCAGTTTACCCCAACAAAATAGAAGCGGAGAAAAGAGCAATTGTTCGTGATCATTTGGCAATGGTGGGACTGGCTGACGCAATGGAGAAAAAGCCAATGCAAATGTCCGGCGGTATGAGACAGCGCGTTTCTATTGCACGGGCGTTGGCAATTCGTCCCAAGGTGCTAATTTTAGATGAACCTTTCGGGGCGTTAGATGCGATTACTAAAGAAGAATTGCAGGAAGAACTGCTGAAAATTTGGAACGATAACCGTTGTACAGTGTTAATGATTACCCATGACATTGATGAAGCGTTATTTTTAGCAGACAAATTAGTGATGATGACCAATGGCCCTCACGCCAAAATTGGCGAAGTCATGGAAATTCCCTTTTCTCGTCCCCGCGATCGCGCCCGCATCATGGAAGATCCACAATATTACAAGCTGCGTAACTATGCCTTAGACTTCCTCTTCAACCGTTTTGCTCACGATGATGTAGGTTAA
- a CDS encoding CmpA/NrtA family ABC transporter substrate-binding protein, whose amino-acid sequence MTEFFNQISRRKFIVTAGASASAVFLKGCLGNPPDSLTGGSSQSAPTAQTVANISPDQAPETDTVKLGYVPIVEAAPLIIAKEKGFFAKYGMTKVDLSKQASWGSARDNVEIGAAGGGIDGGQWQMPMPHLITEGLITKGNQKIPMYVLAQLITHGNGIAIASKHAGKIGLQVAQAKSLFAELKSSTPFTAAFTFPHVNQDLWIRYWLAAGGLDPDADVKLLTVPAAQTVANMKTGTMDAFSTGDPWPYRIVRDKIGFMAALTAEIWKNHPEEYLAIRADWVDKNPKATKAILKGIMEAQQWLDNFDNRKEAAAILAGRNYFNLPTPEILADPYQGKYDMGDGRKIDDKSMAAYYWKDEKGSVSYPYKSHDLWFITENVRWGFLPKDYLANNAAKAKELINKVNREDIWKEAAKEAGIAAADIPTSTSRGVEEFFDGVKFDPENPEAYLKSLKIKKVSV is encoded by the coding sequence ATGACAGAATTTTTTAACCAAATTTCGCGGCGAAAATTTATCGTCACTGCTGGGGCTTCTGCAAGTGCGGTATTTCTCAAAGGCTGTTTAGGAAACCCCCCAGATAGCTTGACTGGTGGTAGTTCTCAGTCTGCGCCAACTGCTCAAACTGTGGCAAATATTAGCCCAGACCAAGCACCAGAAACTGATACTGTTAAGTTAGGATATGTGCCGATTGTCGAGGCTGCACCATTAATTATTGCCAAAGAGAAAGGCTTTTTTGCGAAGTATGGGATGACCAAAGTAGACCTTTCTAAACAAGCTTCTTGGGGTTCTGCGCGGGATAACGTTGAAATTGGTGCTGCGGGTGGTGGGATTGATGGTGGACAATGGCAAATGCCCATGCCACATTTAATTACCGAAGGTTTAATTACTAAGGGAAATCAAAAAATCCCGATGTATGTTTTGGCGCAGTTAATTACACATGGAAACGGGATTGCGATCGCCAGTAAACATGCTGGTAAAATTGGTCTGCAAGTTGCTCAAGCTAAGTCTTTATTTGCAGAACTCAAATCTTCTACACCATTCACGGCTGCATTCACCTTCCCCCACGTTAACCAAGATTTGTGGATTCGTTATTGGTTAGCGGCTGGTGGTTTAGACCCCGATGCAGATGTCAAACTCCTGACTGTACCTGCGGCGCAAACTGTCGCCAACATGAAAACCGGGACAATGGATGCGTTTAGTACTGGCGACCCCTGGCCTTATCGCATTGTCAGAGATAAAATCGGTTTCATGGCAGCGTTAACCGCAGAGATTTGGAAAAATCACCCAGAAGAATACTTAGCCATCCGGGCTGACTGGGTTGATAAAAATCCCAAAGCCACCAAAGCAATTTTAAAAGGCATCATGGAGGCGCAACAGTGGTTGGATAACTTTGACAACCGCAAAGAAGCCGCCGCAATTCTCGCAGGGAGAAATTATTTCAACTTACCCACACCGGAAATTTTAGCAGACCCATATCAAGGTAAATATGACATGGGTGATGGTCGGAAAATTGACGATAAATCAATGGCTGCTTATTACTGGAAAGATGAAAAAGGTAGTGTGTCTTATCCCTACAAGAGTCATGATTTGTGGTTCATAACTGAAAACGTGCGTTGGGGATTCTTACCCAAAGATTACCTCGCCAACAATGCAGCGAAGGCTAAAGAACTAATCAATAAAGTTAACCGCGAAGACATTTGGAAAGAAGCGGCAAAAGAAGCAGGTATCGCGGCGGCGGATATTCCCACAAGCACATCTCGCGGCGTAGAAGAATTTTTTGATGGGGTGAAATTTGATCCTGAAAATCCAGAAGCATACCTCAAGAGTCTCAAGATTAAAAAAGTAAGTGTTTAA
- a CDS encoding endonuclease/exonuclease/phosphatase family protein encodes MSKPAKQIFTPLPVYKYDIPGWQPNTQKATAVNLGTLTIASFNVLCDLYEKDKIAIEKRLPVIVEELSQCNADIIAIQEATPNLLELLLSQTWVRNYYISESSAAVTVRPYGNLLLSRLPFTMVEHQFWGRKRVLVGSCEINDQLLHIAVVHLTSDRSQNALEKRQHQLTTILAYLQTLPGSSLIAGDFNTRGNEQEDIITSAGCIDIWQQLNPHTPGYTFDPQRNALAALMSLQGIPVRLDRILLRSQNHDWQPQSIDLFACEPVPGTAGKIYPSDHFGLRAVLKATS; translated from the coding sequence ATGTCAAAACCAGCAAAGCAGATATTCACGCCACTACCCGTTTATAAATACGATATTCCAGGTTGGCAACCAAATACACAAAAAGCCACCGCCGTCAATTTAGGAACTTTGACAATTGCCAGTTTTAACGTTCTTTGTGACCTCTACGAAAAAGATAAAATCGCTATCGAAAAAAGATTACCAGTAATTGTTGAGGAGTTAAGTCAATGTAACGCTGACATTATTGCTATTCAAGAAGCGACACCAAATTTATTAGAGTTACTTTTATCACAAACTTGGGTACGCAATTATTACATTTCTGAATCCAGTGCAGCCGTAACAGTGCGACCTTACGGTAACTTATTATTATCGCGTCTGCCTTTTACAATGGTTGAGCATCAATTTTGGGGACGCAAGCGGGTATTGGTAGGGAGTTGTGAAATTAATGACCAATTATTGCATATTGCCGTTGTGCATTTAACAAGCGATCGCTCTCAAAATGCCCTAGAAAAACGCCAACATCAGCTAACCACCATACTTGCATATCTCCAAACCCTCCCCGGAAGTAGCTTAATAGCTGGTGACTTTAATACGCGCGGTAACGAACAAGAAGACATAATAACAAGTGCTGGGTGTATCGATATCTGGCAACAACTCAACCCCCATACACCAGGTTACACATTTGATCCCCAACGCAACGCCTTAGCAGCATTGATGAGTTTACAAGGAATACCCGTGAGGCTTGATCGCATTTTACTGCGAAGTCAAAACCATGATTGGCAACCACAGTCAATTGACTTATTCGCTTGTGAACCAGTCCCAGGTACAGCCGGGAAAATCTATCCATCCGATCATTTTGGTCTGCGTGCAGTTCTCAAAGCAACAAGTTGA
- the ntrB gene encoding nitrate ABC transporter permease, whose product MTIAQKRPSSPRLDNSFIAQLQKQLPNIVPPTIAILIFLGLWQLFAWTPGATLPGPIQVVQDTWVLIFWPFYDRGGIDKGLFWQILASLQRVAISYTLAAVVGIGLGILIGVNQTMSKALDPLFQLLRTVPPLAWVPISLAALRQNEPAALFVIFITAIWPILINTAVGVTQIPQDYNNVAKVLQLSRKEYFINILIPAALPYIFTGLRIAIGLAWLAIIAAEIVMSGIVGIGFFIWDAYQNNDVSEVILALVYIGVVGLLLDKFMAWLQNLILPAEQK is encoded by the coding sequence ATGACAATTGCACAGAAAAGACCAAGTAGCCCCAGATTAGATAATAGTTTTATCGCGCAACTGCAAAAACAATTGCCGAATATTGTACCGCCGACGATCGCAATATTAATCTTCCTCGGACTGTGGCAATTATTTGCTTGGACTCCTGGTGCCACATTGCCAGGGCCAATTCAGGTAGTGCAAGATACTTGGGTACTCATTTTCTGGCCTTTCTATGACAGAGGCGGTATTGATAAAGGTCTATTCTGGCAAATTTTAGCTAGTTTGCAACGGGTAGCTATTAGTTACACATTAGCGGCGGTGGTTGGTATTGGCTTGGGCATTTTGATTGGTGTGAATCAAACCATGTCCAAAGCTTTAGACCCACTGTTTCAACTATTAAGAACTGTACCTCCTTTGGCTTGGGTTCCTATTTCCTTGGCTGCATTGCGCCAAAACGAACCAGCAGCATTATTCGTAATTTTCATCACCGCAATTTGGCCTATCTTAATTAACACTGCGGTTGGTGTAACTCAAATTCCCCAAGATTACAACAACGTTGCTAAAGTTCTGCAACTCAGCCGCAAAGAATACTTTATTAACATTTTGATTCCGGCAGCGTTACCTTACATCTTTACTGGCTTAAGAATTGCGATTGGTTTGGCTTGGTTAGCGATTATCGCGGCAGAAATCGTTATGTCTGGTATTGTCGGTATCGGTTTCTTCATCTGGGATGCTTACCAAAACAACGACGTGAGTGAAGTAATTTTAGCTCTGGTTTATATCGGTGTCGTTGGTTTATTACTCGACAAGTTCATGGCTTGGTTACAAAACCTGATTTTACCAGCAGAACAAAAGTAG
- a CDS encoding YdiU family protein gives MTLAETPNQENSLNPLLTLNYEPALESLGDDYYDEVAAEEFPQHILRWRNDALLSDLGLNPPAVTDEDFITAFGKFQGRKPLLALRYHGYQFGTYNPQLGDGRGFLYGQVRATNGELYDFGTKGSGRTPYSRGGDGMLTLKGGVREVLAAEALHQMGVRTSRCLSMIETGLSLWRGDEPSPTRSSVMVRMSSSHIRFGTFERFHYLQRPDLTQKLLDHVIEYYYRHLVNQTDKYALFYAELVQRVAELVAQWMAAGFCHGVLNTDNMSITGESFDYGPYAFIPTYDPYFTAAYFDYYKRYCYGYQPGICQWNLEMLQEPLKAIIDIADMQAGLASFDHYYGAEYRRLMLKKLGFEELNHPEADELLELTIKFLKESQVGYHLFFFEMARTFSAKWRDDPAGVLNNSEIVPTADTSGIFDSWCILYHKILNHFDLDEMVNIAQNLSQHNPQTVLLRPVIESIWQPIVEADDWQSFRDLIDQIQTKQ, from the coding sequence ATGACTCTGGCTGAAACTCCCAACCAAGAAAATTCTCTTAATCCTTTGCTCACCCTCAACTACGAACCAGCCTTAGAATCTTTGGGTGATGATTACTACGACGAAGTAGCAGCAGAGGAATTCCCCCAACATATTTTGCGTTGGCGGAATGATGCACTGTTATCTGATTTAGGGCTAAATCCTCCAGCCGTGACCGATGAGGATTTTATTACCGCCTTTGGCAAATTTCAAGGACGCAAACCTTTATTAGCACTACGCTATCACGGTTATCAATTTGGTACCTATAACCCGCAACTAGGCGATGGTAGAGGCTTTCTCTACGGTCAAGTCCGCGCTACTAACGGCGAATTATACGATTTCGGGACTAAAGGTTCTGGTAGAACACCTTACTCTCGTGGTGGCGACGGAATGCTGACACTCAAAGGCGGGGTGCGGGAAGTTTTAGCAGCCGAAGCCTTACATCAAATGGGAGTTCGTACCTCACGCTGTCTCAGTATGATTGAAACTGGTTTATCTTTGTGGCGTGGTGATGAACCTTCCCCCACCCGTTCCTCAGTCATGGTGAGAATGAGTAGTTCTCACATTCGCTTTGGTACGTTTGAGCGATTCCATTATTTACAGCGTCCTGATTTAACTCAAAAGCTCTTAGACCATGTAATTGAATATTACTATCGCCACTTAGTCAATCAAACAGATAAATACGCCTTATTTTATGCAGAGTTAGTCCAGCGAGTTGCTGAACTAGTGGCGCAGTGGATGGCTGCCGGTTTTTGTCATGGTGTGCTGAATACTGACAATATGTCAATTACTGGGGAAAGTTTTGACTATGGCCCTTATGCTTTTATTCCCACCTACGACCCCTATTTTACTGCGGCATATTTCGACTATTACAAACGCTATTGTTACGGTTATCAGCCAGGTATTTGTCAATGGAATTTAGAAATGTTGCAAGAACCATTAAAGGCAATTATTGACATAGCTGATATGCAAGCGGGATTAGCCAGCTTTGATCATTATTATGGTGCAGAATATCGCCGTTTAATGTTGAAAAAGTTAGGTTTTGAGGAGTTGAATCATCCCGAAGCTGATGAGCTTTTAGAATTAACAATAAAATTCTTAAAAGAAAGTCAAGTTGGTTATCATCTATTTTTCTTTGAAATGGCTCGGACTTTTTCTGCTAAATGGCGAGATGACCCAGCAGGCGTACTTAACAATTCAGAAATTGTACCCACCGCAGATACTTCAGGTATTTTTGATAGTTGGTGCATCCTCTACCATAAAATCTTAAATCATTTTGATTTAGATGAAATGGTAAATATAGCCCAGAATCTATCTCAGCACAATCCTCAAACTGTACTACTTAGACCTGTAATTGAATCGATTTGGCAACCAATAGTTGAGGCAGATGACTGGCAATCTTTTAGAGATTTAATTGATCAAATTCAAACTAAACAATAG